The nucleotide window AAAGTACAGTTATTATTACAAAAAGTGCAGGTAGCATAAGCCATGGATGCAAAGCAACAGTTCTGACGTTTTGAGCTTCCTGTAATAACACTCCCCAACTTATTGCAGGTGATTGTAAACCAAGACCCAAAAAACTCAAGCCAGTTTCTCCCAAAATCATTCCAGGAATGGAGAGGGTTATTGAAACTATCATATGACTGGTAAGTGAAGGTAACATGTGCCTAAAGATGATTCTAGATTGACGAGCTCCCGCTAACTGTGCAGCAACTACAAAATCTTCTTTTTTAAGAATTATAAATTTACTTCTAATAACTCTTGCTAAATCTGTCCATCCAACTAAAGAAAGTATTACAGTTATTGCGAAGTATCTTTGAAGTTGAGTCATATATCTTGGCAAAGCTGCAGCAAGTGCCATCCATAACGGAATTGTTGGTATACTCTTAATAATTTCAATTATTCTTTGTATAATAAAATCAACAGGACCTCCATAATATCCTGAAATTCCACCCAATAAAGTTCCTATTAATAAACTTATAAAAACTCCTACAAGACCTATTGTAGTTGAAATCCTTGTTCCATAAATTATTCTGGATAGAACATCTCTGCCCATTCTATCAGTTCCAAAGAGAAAAAATACGCCCTCTTCTACCCCTACAAAATGAATGTTTGATTCCCATCTTCCCCATAATTTATAGGGATCTCCTTCTATAAAAAATTTTAAAGGATAGATTTTTGATTCGTCTGGCGAGTATATTCTTTGAAGTGTTTGAGGGTCTCTACTAGTTTTATACCCATATACATAAGGTTTAACAAGTTTTCCATCTCTAATTATTCTAATTCTTTGTGGAGGGGCATAAACATAAGATGCATTAATTTTATTAGGATTATATGGAGCAAAAAATTCACAGAAAATTCCAATTGTATAAAGTATTATTAAAATTATCATCCCAACAATTGCTAACTTGTTTTTTCTAAATCGCCACCAGATTAGTTTTGTTTCTGATGCATAATAAATTTTTTCTGCTTTTTTATCCA belongs to Petrotoga sp. 9PWA.NaAc.5.4 and includes:
- a CDS encoding ABC transporter permease, which encodes MQNNSLNKTMDKKAEKIYYASETKLIWWRFRKNKLAIVGMIILIILYTIGIFCEFFAPYNPNKINASYVYAPPQRIRIIRDGKLVKPYVYGYKTSRDPQTLQRIYSPDESKIYPLKFFIEGDPYKLWGRWESNIHFVGVEEGVFFLFGTDRMGRDVLSRIIYGTRISTTIGLVGVFISLLIGTLLGGISGYYGGPVDFIIQRIIEIIKSIPTIPLWMALAAALPRYMTQLQRYFAITVILSLVGWTDLARVIRSKFIILKKEDFVVAAQLAGARQSRIIFRHMLPSLTSHMIVSITLSIPGMILGETGLSFLGLGLQSPAISWGVLLQEAQNVRTVALHPWLMLPALFVIITVLSFNFVGDGLRDAADPYKI